The following are from one region of the Melaminivora suipulveris genome:
- a CDS encoding IS5 family transposase (programmed frameshift), whose protein sequence is MKRALISQKLWEELELLVPAAQPSPKGGRPRLDDRAAFNGILFVLMTGIPWEELPQELGFGSGMTCWRRLRQWQREGVWDRLHQALLCRLRQYDQIDWSRASVDGASVAKPPGGQETGPNPTDRGKLGSKRHILTDARGVPLAILVSGANRHDSMLFEQLLDAVPAVPGLQGRPRKRPDKLHADKGYDYAKCRAALRQRGIQARIARRGMHSSQRLGRHRWVVERTHAWLAGFGKLRIRFERQLGTHLALLKLACAVICLRCMERFC, encoded by the exons ATGAAACGCGCCTTGATCAGTCAAAAGCTCTGGGAAGAACTTGAGCTGCTGGTGCCTGCTGCCCAGCCCTCGCCCAAGGGAGGGCGCCCTCGGCTGGATGACCGCGCCGCCTTCAACGGCATCTTGTTCGTCCTGATGACCGGCATCCCGTGGGAGGAGCTGCCCCAGGAGCTGGGCTTTGGCAGCGGCATGACGTGCTGGCGGCGCCTGAGGCAATGGCAGCGCGAGGGAGTTTGGGACCGGCTGCACCAGGCACTGCTTTGCCGGCTGCGCCAGTATGACCAGATCGACTGGAGCCGAGCAAGTGTCGATGGCGCCAGCGTTGCCA AGCCCCCGGGGGGTCAGGAGACAGGGCCCAACCCCACGGATCGGGGCAAGCTTGGCAGCAAGCGCCACATCCTGACCGATGCGCGGGGCGTACCGCTGGCGATCTTGGTCAGCGGTGCCAACCGGCACGACTCGATGCTCTTTGAACAGCTGCTGGACGCTGTGCCAGCGGTGCCTGGCTTGCAAGGCAGGCCGAGAAAGCGCCCGGACAAGCTCCATGCGGACAAGGGCTACGACTATGCCAAGTGCCGCGCAGCACTGCGCCAGCGCGGCATCCAGGCGCGCATCGCGCGGCGCGGCATGCACAGCAGCCAGCGGCTAGGGCGCCACCGCTGGGTGGTGGAGCGCACGCACGCCTGGCTGGCCGGCTTTGGCAAGCTGCGCATTCGCTTTGAGCGGCAACTGGGCACCCATCTGGCCTTGCTCAAGCTCGCCTGCGCTGTCATCTGTCTGCGGTGCATGGAACGGTTTTGTTAG
- a CDS encoding DEAD/DEAH box helicase: MSGNWAPIWPCSSSPALSSVCGAWNGFVSRSYQLDPALQALKQPRSRILIADSVGLGKTLEAGILATELIQRGRGKRILVVTQKAMLTQFQKEWWSRFSIPLLRLDSVGLARVRNRIPANHNPFNYFDRSIISIDTLKSNLEYRNYLENAWWDIIVIDECHNVAARAGESGLSRRARLARLLSNRSDTLMLLSATPHDGSARSFASLMSLLDPTAIADPDHYTPDDFRSKGLVIRRFKKDIKDQVQADFQERQTICLRQPASAQEEAAYRALLDVAFTQGGQHKAGRQQELQRISLQKGLFSSPAAALESTLKRMKLLAGKSSPTQEEHTEVRGLEELAHSLRALTTDAAATGFSKYQRLLAHLRSPDFAWKTNDTADRLVIFSERIETLRWLQEQLAADLKMKPNQLAVLHGQMADTEQQELVDRFGRLGDPIRVLLCSDVASEGLNLHYFCHRLVHFDLPWSLMVFQQRNGRVDRYGQKHQPQIVYLFTEATTDKIKGDLRILEILAAKDEQAALNLGDPSAFLNVFDPDKEVEKVADFMAQGMSPEQVETKLDAAATDEDGNEGDYLLSLFGGDEAPAPVCSTSQIDEPTSLFDSDYHYTKTALTQLNQVDTLCQWTAHDAEQIIALTAPRDLQERLKQLPREVQADNDLYSLCASPERMAAAIETARQARAEEDTWPQLHYLWPQHPIMDWIGDRVLTHFGRHRAPLLQSGKLQPQEQAFILMSMVPNRKGQPLLVEWQVAHRIGNGPFALESFDAFATRAGLRANGLPNRGHTEGLDATCAAMQQALPMAVEKMHAHMLAKQATFASQLSERLQGTMAELERLQGRQVQQLTLELEKQLETVKRGRFEQRSQQINRVFDDYRQWVQDTLTTEPQPWIQVLAAVCHPQAALAATAGA, translated from the coding sequence TTGAGCGGCAACTGGGCACCCATCTGGCCTTGCTCAAGCTCGCCTGCGCTGTCATCTGTCTGCGGTGCATGGAACGGTTTTGTTAGCCGCTCTTACCAGCTCGACCCGGCCCTGCAGGCGCTGAAACAACCCCGCTCCCGCATCCTGATTGCCGACTCGGTGGGCCTGGGCAAGACGCTGGAAGCCGGCATCCTGGCCACTGAGCTGATTCAGCGCGGGCGCGGCAAGCGGATTCTGGTGGTCACTCAAAAGGCCATGCTCACGCAGTTCCAGAAGGAGTGGTGGAGCCGCTTCTCCATCCCCCTGCTGCGACTGGATTCGGTCGGCTTGGCGCGGGTGCGCAACCGTATTCCGGCCAACCACAACCCGTTCAATTATTTCGACCGCAGCATCATCTCCATCGACACGCTCAAGAGCAACCTGGAGTACCGCAACTACCTCGAAAACGCCTGGTGGGACATCATCGTCATCGACGAATGCCACAACGTCGCCGCCCGCGCGGGTGAATCTGGCCTCTCTCGCCGCGCACGGCTGGCGCGGTTGTTGTCCAACCGGTCGGACACGCTCATGCTGCTCTCGGCCACTCCGCACGATGGCTCGGCGCGCAGCTTTGCCTCGTTGATGAGCCTGCTGGACCCCACGGCCATTGCTGACCCCGACCACTACACGCCCGACGACTTCCGCAGCAAGGGCTTGGTCATCCGCCGCTTCAAGAAAGACATCAAAGACCAAGTGCAGGCCGACTTCCAGGAGCGCCAGACCATCTGCCTGCGCCAGCCGGCGAGCGCCCAGGAAGAAGCCGCCTACCGCGCATTGCTCGACGTGGCCTTCACCCAGGGTGGGCAGCACAAGGCCGGGCGACAGCAAGAGCTGCAGCGCATCAGCCTGCAAAAGGGCCTGTTCTCCAGTCCGGCCGCGGCGCTCGAATCCACGCTCAAGCGCATGAAGCTGCTGGCCGGCAAGTCCAGCCCCACGCAGGAGGAACACACCGAGGTGCGTGGCCTGGAGGAACTGGCCCACAGCCTGCGGGCGTTGACCACAGACGCCGCTGCCACAGGCTTCAGCAAATACCAGCGCCTGCTGGCCCACCTGCGCTCGCCCGATTTCGCCTGGAAGACCAACGACACCGCAGACCGCCTGGTCATCTTCTCCGAGCGCATAGAAACCCTGCGCTGGCTGCAAGAGCAGCTAGCCGCCGACCTGAAGATGAAGCCCAACCAGTTGGCCGTGCTGCACGGCCAGATGGCCGACACCGAACAGCAAGAACTGGTGGACCGCTTCGGTCGCCTGGGCGACCCTATTCGCGTGCTGCTGTGCTCCGACGTGGCCAGCGAAGGCTTGAACTTGCACTACTTCTGCCACCGCCTGGTGCACTTCGACTTACCCTGGTCGCTCATGGTTTTCCAGCAGCGCAATGGCCGGGTGGACCGCTATGGCCAAAAGCACCAGCCGCAAATCGTTTACCTGTTCACCGAAGCCACCACCGACAAAATCAAGGGCGACCTGCGCATCCTCGAAATTCTGGCCGCCAAAGACGAGCAAGCCGCCCTCAACCTGGGCGACCCCTCCGCCTTCCTCAACGTGTTCGACCCCGACAAAGAGGTGGAGAAAGTTGCCGACTTTATGGCGCAGGGCATGAGCCCCGAACAGGTCGAAACCAAGCTGGACGCCGCCGCCACCGACGAAGACGGCAACGAAGGCGACTACCTGCTGAGCCTGTTCGGTGGAGACGAGGCCCCAGCGCCCGTCTGTAGCACCAGCCAGATTGACGAGCCCACCTCCCTGTTCGACAGCGACTACCACTACACCAAGACCGCGCTCACCCAGCTCAACCAGGTGGACACCTTGTGCCAGTGGACGGCGCACGACGCCGAGCAAATCATTGCCCTCACCGCGCCGCGTGACCTGCAAGAGCGCCTCAAGCAACTGCCGCGTGAAGTGCAGGCCGACAACGACCTGTACTCCCTGTGCGCCAGCCCCGAGCGTATGGCTGCCGCCATCGAAACCGCCCGCCAGGCGCGCGCAGAAGAAGACACCTGGCCCCAGCTGCACTACCTGTGGCCCCAGCACCCCATCATGGATTGGATTGGCGACCGCGTGCTCACCCACTTTGGCCGCCACCGCGCGCCCCTGCTGCAAAGCGGCAAGCTGCAGCCGCAAGAGCAGGCCTTCATCCTCATGAGCATGGTGCCCAACCGCAAAGGCCAGCCCCTGCTGGTGGAATGGCAGGTGGCGCACCGCATTGGCAACGGCCCCTTCGCGCTGGAGTCGTTCGACGCCTTTGCCACCCGCGCAGGGCTGCGTGCCAACGGCCTGCCGAACCGAGGCCACACCGAAGGGCTGGACGCCACCTGCGCCGCCATGCAGCAAGCCTTGCCCATGGCTGTTGAAAAAATGCACGCCCACATGCTCGCCAAGCAGGCCACTTTTGCCAGCCAGCTGAGCGAACGCCTGCAAGGCACCATGGCCGAACTGGAGCGCCTGCAAGGCCGCCAGGTGCAGCAGCTCACGCTCGAACTGGAAAAGCAGCTAGAGACCGTCAAGCGCGGACGC